The genome window AAGTAGGACtattaatcttgggttattttatcctattacaagAATATTTGATGTTGTGGGGTATAGTGGTGCAGATTATGCAGGAtgtcaaactgatagaaagagcacaagtggTGTTTGTACATACTAAGGACAAACTCTTctatcttggcaaagtaagaaacaaacttcaATTGCATTATCCACAGTAGAAGATGAGTATTTAGTAGGGGGTAGTtgttgctctcaaattttgtggatgcttcacactctacgagattttggaatcaagtATGGTAAAGTTCCAATCTATTATGACAATACTAgcaccatcaacatatcaaagaatccTGTGAAttactcaagaacaaagcatattgatttTTATCACCATTTCCTGAGAGATAATGCTGCCAAAGGTAAGATTAAATTAGTTTTTATGcctactgaatatcaattggcagatatctttacaaaaccccttGGCGAAGGAAGATTTTCTACCATTCGAAGAGAACTTGTCATGTGCAGTGTATAATGGCAAGCTATCTTTAGAAATTTGGTAGTGTTAACTTACTATTAATTTTCATATTAGCTTAGTATGATTGTTTATTAAATGTCATAATTTGTGTTtgatttgatttattaattttgacATGCCATTATCTGTTTAGTGGTGCTTACTTGTTTGTATGTTTTGATGCTTTCTTTTCTCCAAAAGAGGATGCTCTCAACACTTCTGATCAGCCCTCAACCTAGATCTTTTTGATGCTTTAAGGTGATGAAATTTAGGAGATTTATGTTTATTTAAGGTTTATTTAAGACTTGTTTCATCTGTTGGTTTATGGTTAATCTGGTGTggtttgctacttggtttatgaACTTGGTTTATGATAGTTATTTTTGCTTAATACTTGATTTGCTTTGGTTATGTTAAAAATTGGCGAGGTAATGATATGCTGCTATGTTGGTTGTGTTGGATATGCATTTGTTGTTATTTATAGTTTAATTATTTGTAGTAGTGTGTTATAAAGTATTTCTTAATTTTGAGATATGAATAGATTTGGGGGAAttttataattctcctaaatgtgtgtaatcatcaaaaagggggagattgtaactccttagttttgatgatcacaacacagtAAGCCATTATATTGTTATTTAAGACTGTTTGTAGGATATATCATCTTAATGAGATTGTTGTTTAAGCATCATGACAGCAAGCTgtcataagacagtaatctatttcgGCAAGCTATGATCATATTATTCAGAACAATAGCAAGCCAAGATGGACAGTCCATACTCAACAAGGAAATATATTTTCAAGGAGATATTTCAGGAATTTCTTTTAACGAATTATAAGGACTTCTCTATTATATTATACgtggtttatatatattagagCTCAGTTATAAAAAAATTTCTAACTTTAAAACAGTTCCTAATTTGTAGGAGTTTGTTTTCTTTTCAAACTCTATCTCCTAGAAATCTGATAAAAAACGTTTTATACTCATACAAAATAGAAGAGACTTTTTCTGATCATTTTTGTTTCTTTATCTCTTCTATTAAACCTATATATGAATATTGGAAATCATCCCAACTAATTTAAATGTTAGAGTTGGATTCTAAGTGTTGTAAGTTGTTGAGATTGTTTTAAACGTTAGTGTATATTTATATACGAgttttcttgcagtttttatGACTGATGTATTGCAGCAAGAATACTCACAACTCACTGATCTTTATTGGTTCTAAAATACTCTCCAGCTTTTAATTATATACACGTGTTTTATCttagagagtctatagtttgagttgtaattaCTTTATCATTCCATTTATATTGTTCAatttgtattgattagttgctggatagtTGGCTAAGAGAAATAAGGGTTTGGTGAACTAGTGCTAGAGAAGTTTGTACTACTAGCTAATGTAGTACTTAGAGGGCAGGTTTAGAAACAGGGTTTTAGCAAGCCATTATCAacagctgggataaagggagatatattattgtatattatCTTACCAAGTTGTAAACTTACTGTTATTCAATAATATATtgtcttaccaagttggtaacGGACCAGGTCGTAGACTATAGGGGATTACGGGTCGAACCCGGCTAAAATTCTTGTCTGTTCTTATTACTTTTCTGCATAATATTTTCTGCACTACATTTAGTCATCTTAGCTTACCATCATTGTCTGATTATTGAAGTGTTTATAAAATCTAGTAAGGAATTATCCGGTAAAATTTAAAGCTAATcttagttagccataatcaccgtcccataacacatattttttttactttttcatctaaaattaataattttacatatctttttaaaatatatttttttgaattaaagtttaatatttataattttattcaaaaaagaaattcgAGAACTAATATATGAACTTATCCTCCTTACTCATCTTAAAATcataatggaattatattttggtagATATTAGACAAAATAATGTCTTTGTGTACTGGTCAACCTTTTTGTGAATGCTAGCAAAAAAATACAAAGTGTGCTGACTTTGCCCCTTTGCATTTCCTACTTTGTGGaaagacccaaaatttattagaaaacttgtctattaaaaattttgagttaaaaaaatataagcatggttttcaataataaatttttattacagttgaaaatattaaaaatattcattataactatgtcaaagtacatatggtcaagtcagaccattataattttaaaataaaattgattaataattaaataaaaatcaacagtcatattatcattcattttaattcttatgtttaaataaacaaattaattagtaaatatttttataaacCGTATCATTTTTCTCATACGTATAATTTTTTGTCAAATTTTTTTTATCCTATCTTATACCtgtagaaatttaatttgattaaatgtggttatgtaaatattattttttgcatgacaaataatttattattgttagttagggttggattagtacatatattattgttaattgagGTCAATAGGTGGTTTATATATAATCTCACTATATAAAATATAGAATTTTCGAAAAATGTCATTTTGAAGTTATGTTTTCTATACACTGCTTACCACTTGATTTTTAGAATGTCATTTTATTTACAacacaaaataaattagagtaatactTCTTTAGGCttctacatccacatccaattaatttacATAATACATGGAGCAAAGTATATTGAATCAAAAATTTGAACTATATTGggcccattgaaacccatgatatacaagTGGGCGTGCAAAATGGAGTTTATAAAAAAGGTAGGTAAATCCCTAATACAAGCACAAGTGGGCGCAACCTTACAAACAAAATAAACTTGTACATGGCTATAAAATAGTATTTTggtgttatttgtattttctataaAAAAGTGTTTTGGTGTtctaaggttaaacacatctccaaatgaattggtggaggattAAGTAGATAAGATTTGGAGGTtttcatgaattgatgttgtttaacaaggttaaggtaataatttgtatttccctgtttcttcattttTATTTCTTATATGTTTTTTGAACAAACTTTTGTTAAAACTTAAAACCGTacaataagtatcccatttttcttctatatatgtatatagatTGACATGGAATgccacttgtatttgtttttacatgacctccaTAACAAGAATTATCCCTTTGAGAATTAAATATCAATGTTAACAAAAAGAATTGAGTTACATTTATAATAACTTTTttcaatcaatcaatcaatcgTACCTAATAACACCACCTAGGGCAGTGTCTGGGGAGGGTGTATCGTACGCAGCCTTACCCTCATTCCAAAGAATGAAGAGGTTGTTTCCTGAAAAGACCAACGACTTGTGTGTATGCACAAATATGTGTGTCCTAGGTAAGCAGTGATCCATAAACATAAGTACGGAAAGCGAGGCAAACATAAACAATGATACAATATCTCAGCCCATGTCCTTCTTCACATGGGACTTACCGTAAAAAGCTTCGTTCATTGGTTCATTGTTGTAAGCCTCTTCTATTTCTCCTCCTGCACTCTTTTTGATGCCTCAAACGCCATATTTCCCTTGGAGATCACTGTCCAAACTAAATATTTGAAGTACCACAAACCTGTCAAAAGAACTAAAACAACACACAATCCATCTACCATATCATGTAATTAGTCATATGGCATTAAAAAATGACACGGTAGCACCTACACGAGCAACTAAGACTATTAATAACTATGAGAATAAACTACCAAACTTATGAAGTATAAGTACTAGAcaaataaaattattaccaactACCAAAAAGGGCACTAAATTACAAACTACACATGCAAACTACGAAAGTCCAAACTAATCTGCCACCCTTATCCTCCTGCGCCAAGATCTCCTATCTGAGGTCATGTCAGCACTGAGGTTTAGGGCCCTTAAGTCCAGCGTGAGTAGATCAGCCCAGGTCCTCCTTGGCCTCCCTCTCCTTCTTGATCCTGATACCACTAAATCTTCCACCCTGCGCACTAGAGTAGCTATCCTTCTTCGCCTAATATGCCCAAACCAACACAATTGACCTTCCCTCACTTTTTCTGCAATAGGCGCAACTCGTAATTTATTCCTGAAAAAACCATTTGACAATCTATCCAACATGGTACGTCCATAAATCCACTTTAACATTCTCATTTCCGCCACCTCTAACCTACACTCTTGAGCCTTTTTCAATGCCCAGCACTCCGACCCGTATAACAAGGCCGGTCTGATCGCTACCCTATAAAGTTTTCCTTTTACTCTAAAGGGACCCTCCTATCACATAATATTCCTGTAGCAGCCCTCAATTTTAGCCATCCTGATTTGATACGATCTGTAACATCCGCATCTATCCCCCTTCCTTATGCAAAACAGAACCCAGATACCTGAAATTATCTTTGGGGGGCAATACTTGATCGGCCATCAGAACATCCACCCCCTTACCATTCGGTAGATTACTAAAGTTACACCACAAATATTCCGTCTTAGACCGACTAATCCGCAATCCATTAGACTCCAATATATACCTCCATCGCTCTAATGTTACATTAACTGCAACCCTTGTCTCCTTAATTATGACTATATCATCCGCGAATAGCATACACCAAGGTACACTATCCTGAATACCCCTAGTTAGAACATCCATTATAACTGCGAAAAGAAATGGGCTTAGCGAGGATCCTTGGTGAAGTCATATTCCTACCGGAAAGTAATGAGCATCCCCAACCGGTGTTCGAACACACGTCCTTACCTGAAAATACATTTCTTGTATCACCCTCAAATATATCCATGGCACCCCTTTAGCCACCAAACTTTCCCAAATAACCATTTATCCATTCATTTCCGGCCATCTCTAATCTTATCTACCCCCTCTACTCTCTAACATACACAATTTCTGAATTTCTTTCTGTGTTAttatttcatttatgaaaaataaaaatgCGAGAGAAGAGATATGAtcttttttattaaataatacaAATGTCCTTCCTTTATCCAAGAAAACTGTGGTTTATTCATCCAAAGAAATATACAAACATGTTCCCATCCCGGTTTACTCGTAATTACTTTGTTGTTTTTCTCCCCCAGTTCTCCGGGTTTGGAAAATAACTCCTTACTTGATCCGCCACCAAATAAACACAACCACATATAAATATACTTCAACTGGTGTACAAATTGCCTCTGAATGGACTAGATTCTCCGATAGTATCAAAATAAAAGGGCCAATATTAAAAGAAATACAGGGAGATGAAAGCCTTGTCATCAAGTTTGATAATTAGGGTATCTATAGGAGTTGTCATTAGATATATTtccttgttatttatttatttatagtttATTTGTATTTTATAGTTTCTTGTTATATAGTGTGTATTTTTCATTTATAAGTTATGTGTTTTCGTGCAATAGAGTTATCTTTAATTGATTGATTTGGTAAGAAGTAGGGGTGGTGGTGGTGATAGTGGTAGTAATTTAGGGAGAAGAGTTTCTCGGGAGGGGCAAAGGTCAACTAATGTCTATTTTCGAGTAGGTACGATGAATGTAGGTTCTCTGACCGAGAAATTTTTAGAACTTGTGGATATGTTAAAGAAAAAAAAGGTAGATGTGATTTGCATTCAGGAAACTAAGTGGAAGGGTAGTAGTACTAAGGAAGCTAACGGGTTTAAATTGTGGTATTCAGGGGTTGGTAATACAAGGAATGGTGTGGGTATTTTGATAATTTCTCTCTTAAAGGAGAATATAGTAGAAGTGAGTAGAGTCGGTGATAGGATTATGAAGATTAAACTCGTAGTTAATGAAGACATCGTTAATTTTGTAAGTGTGTATTCACCCCATATTGGTTTGAGTGAGTTAGCAAGAAAGATTTTTTGGGATTGTTTGGATGAAATAGTTAGGTTGATACCTAGGGACCAGAATTTATATATAGGAGGTGATTTTAATGGTCATATTGGCGAACAATCAGATGGTTATGTAGGCATTCATGGGGGTTTTAGTTTTGGGTTGAGGAACAAGAGTGGGTGGGATCTATTGGAGTTTGCTTTGGCACATGAATTAATGATTGTTAATTCTTGTTTTAAAAAAAGGGATGATCATCTGATTACTTTTAGGAGTGGAGGTTGTAACTCATAAATCGATTATCTTCTTATGAGAAAAGGCAACATGGATTGTAAAGATTGTAAAGTATTCCCGAGTGAGGCATGTACTACTCAACATCGTTTATTGGTAATGGATATATGTATAAGGAAAAGAGTAGTACAAGATAATAGAGAGGTGACACCGAACATTTTATGGAAAAATCTAAAGGGAGACAAAGTAGGTATTTTTAAAGAAAGGATTGGGTTGGCAAAAGACATATTTTATGATGAGGATATTAATAGAATGTGGAATCGATTGGCCTGTACAATCAGAAATGTAGCTATAGGTATGTTAGGGGTTACCTGAAGAAAGGTTCAGGTGCAGAAGGAAGCTTGGTGGTGGGACCAGGAGGTGCAGGAGTGAGTAAAAATTAAACATGATCCTTTTAGGGAACTTTTGTGTTGCCAAGATAATAAACAAGTTGATATGAGAAGAATTTTATATAAGGAAGCTAGACGTATGGCTAAGAAGACAGTAGCGGAGGCCAAATCAAAGGCGTACGAGGCTATGTATAATCACCTTGGTACAAAAGAGGGTCAAAATGGTATTTATAGATTGACAAAGGTTAGAGAAAGGAGGAGGAGAGATTTAGGTTTTGTTAAGTGTATAAAGGATGTTAATGGATACGTGCTAGTGAAGGATAAGGATATTCGAAATAGATGGCATAACTATTTCAAGGAGTTATTTAATGAGGAGAGAATTGGTGTTATGGTGATAGGATCAGATAGTGTATCTGACTTTGACTTTGGTGTTCAGCCTTCTATGAGCAGAGCCGAAGTTAAGGGAGCATTACCTAAGATGGGGAGAGGTAAAGCTACAGGGCCAGATCAAATACCTATAGAGGTATGGTTGTGTTTGGGTGAAGAGGGAGAGAAATGGCTAACGAGGTTATTCCACAATATACTTTGGACTAGTGTCATACCGCAGGAATGGAGGCTTAGCATGGTAGTGCCGATCTATAAAAATAAGGGAGATGCACATGATTTTAGCAAttataatcaaatacatgatatactaaaaaatgaaaatttatagctAAGAAGCccatatattatttatattttatcttcatatttgtttaattatactattaaatttattttatgtttatgtgtgaCCTTTTTTCAGAGACATATGTAGAGGAATTTTATTTTTCTtgctatttgcaacaagttccacaaacaatgaagaaaCTGCTCCAAGTCCCTTAtgtttctcctcttcatcaaacTACTAgtgtaagctttctttgttctTCTTTAAACTTTACTATgcaaatatataaaatatatatatatgcacataGTACAAGTGAAGCCCTCATCACTATTTACCTTTATATTACCtgacacatggttgaaaatgagatttcttacttatAAAGATGTAGGCTCTGTTTGTGACAAATTATAGTGCTGTAAAAACTTATATATCAATACAAGAACACGTAGGCTCgccattttcagcctcactagaacctTCTATTGATGTAATAGATCAATAACTATTCAAAAAGTATATAGTTATCATTTTTCTTGAATCCAGTAGTAATCACTATTTAACTTTACATTACCCGATACatagttgaaaatgagatttcttacttgataaagatgtagGCTCTGTCTGGGACAAATTATAGTTttgtaaaaacttatatttcaatACTTGAACAGGTGGGTAAACTTATATTTCATACgctcaccattttcagcctcatagtcttagtagtggaatttgtggtggtattgttggtggtgaagttcgtgctaacttaagtAGTGTCATTTGTGGTAACTTTAATTATGGCATCAacggtggtagcattggtggtatattagGTAGTCTTAGTAGTGACATTGGGGgtagcatgactagcatctttagtggttacattggtggtactaGAGACGATAACattagtagtggatttggtgGCATTGATGATGACATTGGTTGTAGTGCTCTTGTTAGTGCAATTGGCGGTATTGGAAGTTGTATTTTTGGTCGGATAATTGGTGGTGGTATTGTAGGTGTTGGTGTTAAAGTTTGTTGTAGTTTAAACATTTCCATTGGTGGCCAcattaattatggtattacaggtggtacaattggtggtggcattggtggtaatATTGCTGGTAGCTTTAGTAGTGGCATGGCTAGTTGTCATAGTTTCAGCATTGGTGGTATATATAGTTtcagcattggtggtatatttaTTAGTCTTAATTGTGGCAAGGGTGGTAGCATTCGTGGTAGCTTAAGTGGAATcattggtggtggcattgctggtagctttagtggtagcagTGGTTGTATGTTCGGTAATATTCGGAGGTAGTGGTTTTAGTTATGGTCTTGGTCCCGGTTCCATTGGCGTATTAGGATCGCTTGTGGTGAAAACCTTGAtagtggtggcattggtggtagtgCTATTAATATGAGTGGTGGTGCTGGTTACATTAACCCACCTTACAGTGTTGACCAACTACCTTTCACATGGATATCAACATCAACATTATCCTAATAATTCCTTGGAGTTCCTCATGTGGCTATTTCCTAATTTTGTTTCTTTTTCTACTCCCAACGGTACTATCACTTTTACAGAGGATGAACCCATGTTCACAATAGGatttgtgacttggaggagaTGTACTTCCAAAAAGCAGCTCACGTTCTCCAAGAATTTCGGGTTCTCCAAATAGTTGATAAACCTTAGGCTCTTTATATGATTTTAAAGATGTCTCAGCTCTTATAAAATTGTACCATAAAAattgtaaatcattttaaaaatataatatatattttagatATGTTTTCATCATGCCTATAAAggaataatttttcaaaatctaAAAAACAATAAATAGATAAAAAATAGAGAAATGAGTTCCTtaagaaaaagaacaaaaaaGTACAATTAGTTCATAGTGTGTGGTTAATATTAAAAGTTACTAGTTTGTATGAACCTTCCTCTAAAATTTATTATTAACAAGTGGTtattaatttattcaaaataacaAGTGGTTATTAATAAAAGTTATTGGGTTCTATGAACCTTcatctaaatgattgatgaaggtTTAACCATAACCCAATTTTAATGGTAACCTAGTAACTCACCCACAATCATGAAGGTTTGTTCTCTAACTCATCATTTCTTTGTTTAATTCATTCTCTATTTATATTATGTTTTGTTCTAATTGTGCATTCCTTAGATTTAAAATTTTACCTAAAacattaaactttaataattgtattaaaattatattgaacacatatataaatattttatacaaaaaaCAACTATAGaacataaaataatatataaatgcTAAAATGAATGCTTATAAACTTAaatcatatatttatttatattttacttTATTTCAAATACATTACATAAAATACAATGTATAAAATATAGAACATGAAAAATAGAGCATATAATAAATAGAAAAATGGAAGGAAGTACATAATTCAAAGATTTACAACACATATCAAAATATAgaaaatatgaaaaaatataaaatgtttaaaagttatttaaagtattaaaaaatattgaaaattcaaACTCCAAGAAATTTACCTTACACATTAAATTTCAATAGTGATATGTAATATTAAACATACACTAAACATTTTTAATTTcattacaaaatataaataagttacaaaaaacactattagagaacaca of Apium graveolens cultivar Ventura unplaced genomic scaffold, ASM990537v1 ctg3593, whole genome shotgun sequence contains these proteins:
- the LOC141701218 gene encoding uncharacterized protein LOC141701218 gives rise to the protein MDVLTRGIQDSVPWCMLFADDIVIIKETRVAVNVTLERWRYILESNGLRISRSKTEYLWCNFSNLPNGKGVDVLMADQVLPPKDNFRVAIRPALLYGSECWALKKAQECRLEVAEMRMLKWIYGRTMLDRLSNGFFRNKLRVAPIAEKVREGQLCWFGHIRRRRIATLVRRVEDLVVSGSRRRGRPRRTWADLLTLDLRALNLSADMTSDRRSWRRRIRVAD